A stretch of Puniceicoccus vermicola DNA encodes these proteins:
- a CDS encoding SGNH/GDSL hydrolase family protein — translation MVLLRTTASLVLLIWTSMILQAENTVPSLVFIGDPVKIWVDGFEGQYSAEITTFSADGAVEKETDSLDFQEGVAFWTPRTEGIYRIRVGDRELRGMAMNLPPPLNEEALLEQLPRQGQRLLAGDRFTILAMGDSVTATGDYPTMLAMMLRRATGNQQVSVIERAYPGRSNDASVRNFARDTKGVDPNLAVIMYGLNDQGARVPLPAYLEQTEWLVDHLREEFDADVILLDPTPDTGIVLPDRSGQMIEPSKIFRTQTYSAARRDLAQEIGVPVADTFEALWGEGGESLLAVGEGLWPMFPLHYSKPFTSLIENGGKGDTIHPNALGHLALARAVFDRINGFSEPGRLELSGQTRWVDGGVETEILARNLTPENLSGVLRFYPIPQESVAGEEPYEIASGNSARFVFRWPGIEGPEDLLMPGIEQVFRQPGPYVVILDQWRDGNQARGVHVPWSPTLDFPLQRYVTDAGVMEVSLLVGDEERKVFVTIPEEEPVGRIPLQEKIQVGAETTWAVGELAYTRFGGATSMEATVDGNLDEWSDAFWVPVGERIQARWTSGPRDFRERVEDCNLEWSFAAGEEGLYLAFRGTGNTRADQFAVYFDPRSPEELGTAGPYTWVGGSFAKDGKLTVRAGDSSEATSGIQFDYQEERGRLSGEIFVPYEFLNTSAWPESGDLGLSIVWTHRIEGRKPTFLMWAEDGHPWNTRWYGVVRLDPEGSLPYRVRVK, via the coding sequence ATGGTGCTTTTGCGAACCACTGCCAGTCTTGTCTTACTGATCTGGACTTCGATGATTCTCCAAGCGGAGAACACGGTTCCTTCGCTCGTTTTTATCGGCGATCCGGTCAAGATCTGGGTGGATGGTTTCGAGGGGCAGTATTCTGCGGAGATTACGACCTTTTCGGCCGACGGTGCGGTCGAAAAGGAGACTGATTCGTTGGATTTTCAGGAAGGGGTGGCATTCTGGACGCCTCGAACCGAAGGCATCTATCGGATTCGTGTCGGCGATCGGGAATTGAGGGGAATGGCGATGAACCTGCCTCCTCCGCTGAATGAGGAAGCCCTACTCGAACAGTTGCCCCGTCAGGGGCAGCGTCTGCTCGCGGGAGATAGGTTCACGATTCTCGCGATGGGTGACTCAGTAACCGCTACCGGGGATTACCCAACCATGCTGGCGATGATGTTGCGGCGGGCTACTGGGAATCAGCAGGTAAGCGTGATTGAACGAGCTTATCCCGGGCGTAGCAACGACGCGTCGGTGCGTAATTTTGCGAGGGATACGAAGGGGGTAGATCCGAATCTGGCTGTGATTATGTATGGGCTGAACGATCAAGGGGCGCGGGTTCCCTTGCCAGCATACCTTGAACAAACCGAATGGTTAGTGGATCATCTGCGGGAAGAGTTTGATGCCGACGTGATCTTGCTGGATCCCACTCCGGACACTGGGATCGTTTTGCCGGATCGCAGTGGCCAAATGATCGAACCTTCGAAGATTTTTCGGACCCAAACTTATTCCGCCGCTCGGCGCGATCTGGCCCAGGAAATCGGTGTGCCAGTGGCGGATACATTCGAAGCTCTTTGGGGCGAAGGTGGAGAAAGTCTTCTGGCGGTGGGGGAAGGGCTGTGGCCGATGTTTCCACTGCATTATTCGAAACCATTCACGAGCTTGATTGAAAACGGAGGCAAAGGAGACACGATTCATCCGAATGCCCTCGGCCATTTAGCTCTGGCGCGGGCGGTTTTTGATCGAATCAATGGATTCTCAGAGCCGGGCCGATTGGAACTTAGCGGTCAAACGAGATGGGTTGATGGCGGGGTGGAGACCGAAATTCTCGCGCGAAATCTGACGCCGGAGAATCTCTCCGGTGTCTTGAGGTTCTATCCGATCCCTCAGGAGTCGGTTGCCGGAGAGGAGCCTTATGAAATCGCTTCAGGAAATTCGGCGAGGTTTGTCTTTCGCTGGCCTGGAATCGAAGGTCCGGAAGATCTCTTGATGCCGGGGATCGAGCAGGTTTTTCGTCAGCCGGGGCCCTACGTGGTCATTCTGGATCAATGGCGGGATGGAAATCAGGCAAGAGGAGTTCATGTTCCTTGGTCTCCGACTTTGGATTTTCCTCTGCAGCGCTACGTGACCGACGCGGGAGTCATGGAGGTGAGCTTGTTGGTTGGTGATGAAGAGAGGAAGGTTTTCGTGACGATTCCAGAGGAAGAACCAGTTGGAAGAATCCCGCTTCAAGAGAAGATTCAGGTTGGGGCGGAGACCACCTGGGCAGTCGGAGAGTTGGCGTATACCCGCTTCGGAGGGGCAACCTCGATGGAAGCGACAGTGGATGGGAATTTGGACGAATGGTCGGACGCTTTCTGGGTTCCTGTGGGAGAACGAATCCAAGCGCGTTGGACCTCGGGACCGCGTGATTTTCGGGAGAGAGTGGAGGATTGTAATCTCGAGTGGAGTTTTGCTGCGGGAGAAGAAGGCCTCTATCTGGCATTTCGCGGAACCGGAAATACACGTGCCGACCAATTCGCTGTATACTTCGATCCGCGGAGCCCCGAGGAGTTGGGAACCGCAGGACCCTACACTTGGGTGGGGGGATCGTTCGCCAAGGATGGGAAACTAACCGTGCGCGCTGGCGATTCTTCGGAGGCGACAAGTGGAATCCAATTCGATTATCAGGAAGAGCGCGGAAGGCTCTCGGGGGAGATTTTTGTTCCGTACGAGTTCTTGAACACCAGTGCTTGGCCCGAATCCGGCGATCTCGGGCTGTCGATTGTTTGGACTCATAGAATCGAGGGGCGGAAGCCGACGTTTCTCATGTGGGCGGAGGATGGGCACCCTTGGAATACTCGTTGGTATGGAGTGGTTCGGTTGGATCCGGAAGGCTCGCTGCCTTATCGAGTCCGAGTGAAGTAG
- a CDS encoding SGNH/GDSL hydrolase family protein, translating to MRNRTIILLACCAIGLQASVAQTTTQSEDSDPSLREFHQKASSGEPVDVVFLGGSLTWGANASDPQLTSYRGRMMEWLREQYPETPIHFHDAAIGGSGSDLGLFRIDRDVLPYDPDLVFLDFTVNDGPEGKDEERLSTYETLMREIIESDSALMQVLMMFKWNVKPEGTPLPPRHQAHIRLGETYNVPVANVIPHVNAIVNGGVPIEKVWPFDGAHPDDFGYELFFEAVRDRFLEAIDNPEMVATIPEEAVYGDRYAQHHRTILKDSETLPEGWTIEKTYRTSLWFDGLSSRWMTDVICASKEAESQPLEVEFEGSLVGFFGERNGLTPNVNIWIDGEPVPYPKAKDGSTSWPLSTARFAPPKKGSGNLFMWTLIADDLDDGPHTLKIEPIWKGADSDSELRIESVCSAGMLRLPK from the coding sequence ATGCGAAACCGAACTATTATTCTCCTTGCCTGCTGCGCTATTGGACTCCAGGCCTCCGTCGCTCAAACCACGACACAATCCGAAGATTCTGATCCATCCCTCCGAGAATTCCACCAGAAAGCCTCATCCGGCGAACCCGTCGATGTTGTGTTTTTGGGCGGCTCGCTGACTTGGGGAGCCAATGCCAGTGATCCACAACTAACGAGCTACCGGGGACGGATGATGGAATGGCTCAGAGAACAGTATCCAGAAACGCCCATTCACTTCCACGACGCGGCGATCGGTGGCAGTGGATCCGACCTGGGCCTATTTCGAATCGACCGGGACGTGCTACCCTACGATCCAGACTTGGTTTTCCTCGATTTCACCGTGAATGATGGTCCAGAGGGAAAGGACGAAGAGAGACTATCCACGTATGAAACACTCATGCGGGAAATCATCGAGAGTGATTCCGCCCTCATGCAGGTTCTCATGATGTTCAAATGGAACGTAAAGCCGGAGGGAACTCCCCTCCCCCCACGCCACCAAGCCCACATAAGACTCGGCGAAACGTACAATGTTCCTGTCGCGAACGTAATTCCCCACGTCAATGCTATCGTCAATGGTGGAGTGCCTATTGAAAAAGTCTGGCCGTTCGATGGGGCTCATCCTGACGACTTCGGCTACGAGCTCTTTTTTGAAGCGGTCCGTGACCGATTCCTCGAGGCCATTGATAATCCGGAAATGGTGGCGACGATCCCAGAAGAGGCAGTCTACGGAGACCGCTACGCACAACACCACCGGACAATTCTGAAAGACTCCGAAACCCTCCCGGAAGGATGGACAATCGAAAAAACCTATCGTACTTCGCTTTGGTTCGATGGTCTTTCCAGCCGCTGGATGACTGATGTGATATGTGCCTCCAAAGAAGCCGAATCCCAACCCCTAGAAGTCGAGTTTGAAGGGTCGCTGGTCGGATTCTTCGGAGAACGAAATGGTCTGACTCCAAACGTAAATATCTGGATTGACGGCGAACCTGTTCCGTACCCGAAAGCCAAGGACGGAAGCACTTCCTGGCCCCTCAGTACCGCCCGCTTCGCGCCCCCCAAGAAAGGGAGCGGAAACCTCTTTATGTGGACACTCATTGCCGACGACCTTGATGATGGCCCGCACACGCTCAAGATTGAGCCTATCTGGAAAGGGGCTGATTCTGACTCTGAACTTCGCATCGAGAGTGTCTGCAGTGCCGGAATGCTTAGGCTTCCAAAATGA